AAAAATATGACATAAAATCAATAGTAAAAGCTGAAAATATAAAAAGTATCCTTTCAATTGCAGGAATATTTATTATTGGAAGTGCATTATTAATATCATTATTATATGGCGTGGATACACTTATGGGGGGGATAATGTCTCCTATTGGTCAGCAAGCCGCCCTCACAACAACGGAACATGCATCAGGTTGGCCTAATGTATATACTACTGTTGCGGAATTAAATAAGGTAGATATGAACACAATAATAGGGAGCTCCGCAGGAAGTAAATATTTATTTGTGGCAGGAATTATCGGAGTATTGGCATCATTTGTATCTATGAGATATCGAGGTAAAAAAGAAGATAATATAATTAAATTTGATGTAAAATATGCCCTTATATTGGCAATTTGGTTGGCAATAACATTTTATGCGGCAACAAAAGGAAATAGGTTTATTGGATTAATGGTTCCACCATTATCAATAGGTATCGGAGTATTTGCGGGACAACTTGATAATATTATTAAAATAAGAAATGATGATTTAACAAAATGGATTTTATATCCGATAATTGGATTATTGGGGCTTATTAGTATTATCGGAATAAAGTCTGAAATATTAAATATATTATTGCCTACAACCTATGTTCCTATTGCGGCATATGGGTTTTTGGCATTAGTGGCAATACTTGCTATTTATAAAATGGTAGATATAATAGCTTCAAATAAAGATATGCAAATTAAAAAATTAATTAGTATATTGTTGGCAATAATATTGGTAGTTCCATCACTGGCAAGTGCAGTTCCGCTAGCAACTGTTCCAACTTATAATGATGGCTGGAAAGAAGGATTAGACTGGATAGCAACAGAAACACCAGATAATTCAGTAACTACCTGTTGGTGGGATAATGGACATATATATACATGGGCTACTCGAAAAATGGTTACATTTGATGGAGGAAGTCAAAATTCACCACGGGCATATTGGGTAGGAAAAGCATATTCTACTTCTGATGAAAAATTGGCAACAGGGATATTAAGGATGATTGCTACAAGTGGAGATAGTGCCTTTGATGGAAGTAGCATATTGATGAAAAAAACAAATGGCAGTGTTAAAGAAACCACCACAATATTAAATAAAATATTGCCATTAAATAAATCTTCGGCATATGCGGTATTAACTAACCAATATGGATTAACCGACGAAGAAACAAAAGAAGTATTGAATTTAACACATCCGGAAAATCCAAATCCTGATTATTTAATTACATACAATAGAATGACAGATATTGCATCTGTATGGAGTATGTTTGGTAATTGGGATTATGGTCTTCCAGCAGATACACCAAATGACAAAAGAGAAATGGGATTCTTCGCTAAAACTAATGGAGAGGGATATATGGTAAATGATACCTTAGTTGTAAAGGTTGTATCTCAAAATGATGGAAATTATATGGCAATGGATGCGATATTAATTCAAAATAATACAATGGACTCATATAATTTGGTGTATGATTTAAAAACACAAAAGCTTGTTAGTCAAAAACCATCACAATATCATAAAATAATAATTTATGATGGAACAAAGATACAAGAAAAACAATTCAACGAAAACGGAACATACAGTTTATTGATTAGACTAAATCCTGTTGGAAATAATAAATATTCTGCAAATGCTTGGATATCTTCGAAAAATCTTGAAAATAGTGTATATTCAAAATTGCATTTCTTTGATGGTGCAGGATTGGAAAATATGGCTCTTATTAAAGCCTCAATTGACCCAACAAATCAAGGAGTTCAACCAGGATTTAAAATATATAAAGTAGATTATGGAACTGAATATTTAAAATAATAAATAATATAACATCTTTTTATATTTTAAATTTTATCATATGTATGTTCTGGAACTTTTTACATTATAGTTTGGGAAATAATATTATATTTTATTATTTTACAGCGTATTTTTAAAATGGATTATTTTTATTTTTAAATTATATATATTTAAATTATCTCTAAATTTTCCAGGGAAATATTTATACGATCGTAAAAATCGCTTTGCGATTTTAAGATATTGGCCTTATTATTAATATTATTATATTACTTGGTATTGTTATTATTATATTATGGTGATTTTATGGTAGTCGAAGTTTTAAGGTTAGGCCATAGGTGGGGCAGAGATAAAAGAATATCCACTCATGTAGCCCTCACATCCAGAGCTCTGGGGGCCGATAAAATATTATTTGTAAGTAATGATGACCATGTAAAAGATAGTGTAAATAGAATAGTCGAACAATGGGGCGGTGATTTTAAGTTTGATGTGGTGGATTCTTGGAAACAATATATATGGTCATTCAAAAAAAACAATGGAATAGTAATTCATTTAACTATGTATGGAGAAAACATAAATGAAATAATGAAAAAAATAATAGAAAAAAGACAAGAAGGCAAAGACAGTAAAAATATATTAATAATTATTGGTGCGGAAAAAGTTCCAAAAGAGGCTTATGAATTGGCAGATTACAATGTATCGGTTGGAAATCAACCCCATTCAGAAGTTGCCGCAATAGCCATATTATTGGATAGATTATTTGAAGGGAGCTCCCTATATAAAGAATATCCAGATGCAAAAATAAAAGTTAATCCTTCGGATAGATATAAATCGGTCGAAATACGGTAAAAAATTATCTCAAAAAATCCAAAGATTTTTATACGATTTTGGGTGAAAATATGATGTTAAGCGATAATGATATAATTAAAGAAATTGATTCAGGAGGTTTGGTAATAGAACCTTTTAATAAAGAATTTGTTGGACCCTGCTCCTACGATATTACACTTGGAGATGAATTTATAGTATATACAGATGAAGTTTATGATTTAAAGAAAGAATTAAATCATAATAAGTTTAAAATAGAAAACTCCATAATGGTATGCCCATTATGTTATGAATTAGACGATGAAAAAATAGAATATTTTAAAAATAAATACGGCGTTGATGTTGTAGTTAAAGGTGGATTGCTTGGAACCACAACTGAATTTGTGGAGCTCCCCAATGATATATGTGCCCAGTATCAAGGTAGAAGTAGTTTTGGTAGGGTGTTTTTACAATCACACCAAACAGCGGGATGGATTGACGCAGGTTTTAAAGGTAAAATAACTCTTGAAATAGTGGCCTATGATAAGCCGGTAATTCTTTATAAAAATCAAAGGATAGGACAATTAATATTCTCTAAAACCCTAACGCCTGCAAATATTGGGTATTGTGATAGAAAAGGCTCTAAATATGGGGGACAAAATTCTGTAAATGCATCACTTATACACAAAGATGAAATATAAATAATATATTATAATATATCTAACATATTCTTGGTACTAAAAAAGAATAATAATATTTAATAGATATTTAACAGAAAATAAAAAATAAAATAAAGAGGATAAAATGTTTAACTCAGCGGAAATAATAGAAACAATTACAATGATAGAGCATGAGCACTTAGATATAAGGGCAACTACAATTGGAATTAATTTAATGGATTGTATTAGTGAGGATATTGATAAACTCAACGAAAATATATACAATAAAATAGTGGATAAGGCAGGAACGCTGGTGAAAACTGCTGAAACCGTATCAAAAAAATATGGTATACCGATAGTAACAAAAAGGGTATCCGTCACACCAATAGGTTCAATTATTGGAAGTGCAATAAAAAATCTAGAACAGGAGGATGCAATTAACTGCTGTGTAGAAGTTGGAAAAACACTTGATAAAGCAGCAAAAGATATAAATATTGATTTTATCGGAGGATACTCCGCATTAGTTCAAAAAGGAATGACAAAAGGAGAATTAGCTTTAATAGAGTCTATTCCTTTAATGATGAAAGAAACTAGCACAGTCTGTTCTTCAATAAATGTGGCATCTACGAAGGCAGGTATAAATTTAGATGCTGTTAAAAAGATGGGGGAAATAATAAAAGAAACCGCTACCACAACAAAAGATGCTCTTGGATGTGCAAAACTTGTAGTATTTGCAAATGCACCAGAGGATAATCCATTTATGGCTGGGGCATTTCATGGTGTAGGGGAAGGAGATGCCGTTTTAAATGTTGGGGTATCTGGTCCGGGTGTAGTTCGTGCAACAGTGGCAAGATTAGACAACAAAGATATCGGAACTGTATGCAATGAAATCAAAAAAACAGCATATAAAATTACGAGAATGGGGGAATTAATTGGAAGAGAAGTTGCAACTGATTTAAATATACCATTTGGAATTGTGGATTTGTCATTAGCTCCGACACCTGCACCAGGGGATAGTATAGCAAATATATTGGAGGAAATAGGGCTTGAAAGATGCGGAACACATGGAACAACAGCTGCACTGGCACTATTAAATGATGCCGTTAAAAAAGGTGGGGCAATGGCGGCTAGTTATGTGGGCGGTCTCAGTGGTTCATTTATTCCAGTTAGTGAAGATGCAGGAATGATAAGGGCCGTAAATGATGGGGCCCTAAGTATAGACAAACTTGAAGCTATGACCTGTGTATGTTCTGTTGGATTGGACATGATAGCAATTCCGGGAAAAACACCAGCTTCAACAATATCTGCCATAATCGCAGACGAAATGGCAATAGGAATGGTTAATAAAAAAACTACTGCGGTTAGGGTAATTCCAGTTCCTGGTAAAGATGTTGGTGATTTCGTTGAATATGGTGGATTATTGGGAACAGCTCCAATTATGCCTGTAAATGAGTATTCCTCAGAGGAATTCATAAACAGAGGAGGAAGAATACCTGCTCCAATTCAATCAATGTTAAATTAAAAATAAAATCTCAATAAAAAAAATAAATATATAATATGTAATGAAATATATATAATAGTAAAATAATATTTCATTACAACTAAATGAATAATCATATAAACCAAGGTTTTAAGATTATTTAATATATTTATTTAATATATATTATGGGTTGATAATATGTCAAAAAATAAACAGGATGCAGGATTAAGCACAAGTGCAGGACTTGTTAGATATATGGATGAAGATGCATCAAAAATAAAAATAGCTCCTGAAAAAGTATTGGGAATTACAATTTCGATAATGGTTCTACTGTTTATATTAAATTATGGGTTGTTGGCATAAATATTTTGGGAGCTCCCGGGGTTCCAATATTAACATATTTTTTTACGATATATTTTTAACAAATTACCATTATATTTATCATAATCAATATTATCAATATATTCAAAATCAAAATATTTTTTTAATTCTTTTCCAAGGTCGCCAGACAATATAAATTTAATATTTTTATTGGAAAGATATTTTTTAATGACTTTTGACAATTTTTCAATATT
The window above is part of the Methanococcus aeolicus Nankai-3 genome. Proteins encoded here:
- a CDS encoding STT3 domain-containing protein — its product is MEQIKKIAKFINNHSYLKTILIVLVIALMSFQLRAQPADMGFTDNQQLKEMFADENGRMYLIALDPYYYLRLAENYNNNGHLGETLKEINGEKVPYDTIQYAPPGHPAPKDVPTITMVTLAVYDIWHSFDSTVSIMNAAYWVPALLSMLLGAPVFFMIRRITQSNIGGIVGATIISTSPALLYKTSAGFADTPIFEVLPILFIIWFIMEAIHNQNNLKKSLIFASLATIAMTLATKMWAGWWYGYYISAGFLLIYSIYSIIIKKYDIKSIVKAENIKSILSIAGIFIIGSALLISLLYGVDTLMGGIMSPIGQQAALTTTEHASGWPNVYTTVAELNKVDMNTIIGSSAGSKYLFVAGIIGVLASFVSMRYRGKKEDNIIKFDVKYALILAIWLAITFYAATKGNRFIGLMVPPLSIGIGVFAGQLDNIIKIRNDDLTKWILYPIIGLLGLISIIGIKSEILNILLPTTYVPIAAYGFLALVAILAIYKMVDIIASNKDMQIKKLISILLAIILVVPSLASAVPLATVPTYNDGWKEGLDWIATETPDNSVTTCWWDNGHIYTWATRKMVTFDGGSQNSPRAYWVGKAYSTSDEKLATGILRMIATSGDSAFDGSSILMKKTNGSVKETTTILNKILPLNKSSAYAVLTNQYGLTDEETKEVLNLTHPENPNPDYLITYNRMTDIASVWSMFGNWDYGLPADTPNDKREMGFFAKTNGEGYMVNDTLVVKVVSQNDGNYMAMDAILIQNNTMDSYNLVYDLKTQKLVSQKPSQYHKIIIYDGTKIQEKQFNENGTYSLLIRLNPVGNNKYSANAWISSKNLENSVYSKLHFFDGAGLENMALIKASIDPTNQGVQPGFKIYKVDYGTEYLK
- a CDS encoding tRNA (cytidine(56)-2'-O)-methyltransferase translates to MVVEVLRLGHRWGRDKRISTHVALTSRALGADKILFVSNDDHVKDSVNRIVEQWGGDFKFDVVDSWKQYIWSFKKNNGIVIHLTMYGENINEIMKKIIEKRQEGKDSKNILIIIGAEKVPKEAYELADYNVSVGNQPHSEVAAIAILLDRLFEGSSLYKEYPDAKIKVNPSDRYKSVEIR
- the dcd gene encoding dCTP deaminase → MMLSDNDIIKEIDSGGLVIEPFNKEFVGPCSYDITLGDEFIVYTDEVYDLKKELNHNKFKIENSIMVCPLCYELDDEKIEYFKNKYGVDVVVKGGLLGTTTEFVELPNDICAQYQGRSSFGRVFLQSHQTAGWIDAGFKGKITLEIVAYDKPVILYKNQRIGQLIFSKTLTPANIGYCDRKGSKYGGQNSVNASLIHKDEI
- a CDS encoding PFL family protein, whose translation is MFNSAEIIETITMIEHEHLDIRATTIGINLMDCISEDIDKLNENIYNKIVDKAGTLVKTAETVSKKYGIPIVTKRVSVTPIGSIIGSAIKNLEQEDAINCCVEVGKTLDKAAKDINIDFIGGYSALVQKGMTKGELALIESIPLMMKETSTVCSSINVASTKAGINLDAVKKMGEIIKETATTTKDALGCAKLVVFANAPEDNPFMAGAFHGVGEGDAVLNVGVSGPGVVRATVARLDNKDIGTVCNEIKKTAYKITRMGELIGREVATDLNIPFGIVDLSLAPTPAPGDSIANILEEIGLERCGTHGTTAALALLNDAVKKGGAMAASYVGGLSGSFIPVSEDAGMIRAVNDGALSIDKLEAMTCVCSVGLDMIAIPGKTPASTISAIIADEMAIGMVNKKTTAVRVIPVPGKDVGDFVEYGGLLGTAPIMPVNEYSSEEFINRGGRIPAPIQSMLN
- a CDS encoding preprotein translocase subunit Sec61beta; translated protein: MSKNKQDAGLSTSAGLVRYMDEDASKIKIAPEKVLGITISIMVLLFILNYGLLA